The genomic segment TCGCCGGTGAACGGGTTGATCAGCGACAGCGCGTCCCCGGCCAGCAGCACCCGTCCCCGGCCGGGCGCCGGCCGGTGGGTGGACAACGGCAGGTGGTGCGCCCGCAGGTCGGTCACCGTGGCCGGGTCGACGTCGGGGAGCAGCACGGCCATCCGGTCCAGCAGGTGCGCGCGGGTCAGCGGCTCACCGCGCAGCACCTCCCCGTACCCGACGTTCGCGCGACCGTCGCCGATCGGAAAGGCCCAGGCGTACGCGGGCCAGCGCGCCGCCGACGTGACGATGAGCTGTTCGGGCGGCCCGGCCGGGGCCGGCGCGTAGCCCCGGATGGCGAGGGCCAGGTGCCGGTCCGGGTTGACCGGGTGGCCGAGCGCGCGGCGTACCACCGATCCGGCGCCGTCCGCGCCGACCACCGCCCGCGCGGACAGCTCTCCGTCGAGCAGCACCCGGTCGGCGGCGATCTCCACCCGGCGTACCGTGTGCCGCCGCAACTCCGCACCGGCCGCCACCGCCGCCGCCACCAGGCGTGCGTCGAACACCTGGCGGGGCACCGTGTACGCGGGCCGCGGCAGCGTCCTCGCGACGGTGCCGCCGCCGGGGCCGACCAGGCGCAGCGCGGGCAGCGGTGCGTAGCCGTCGACCGCCCCGGTCACGCCCAGCTCGGCGAGGACGTCCAGCGCGTGCGCGGCGATGCCGTCCCCGCACGCCTTGTCGCGGGGGAAGCCGGACCGGTCGAGCAGCAGCACCCGCGCGGCCCCGGCCCGCCGCGCACCGAGCGCCGCCGCGGCCCCAGCGGGCCCCGCCCCCACCACCACCACGTCCCACACCCCCTCATCCTGCCCCGCCGCGCCCAGCCCCGGGCGACGATCATGAGGTTGACGGCATCAACGGAGATCGAAATCGCCGCCAACTTCATGGTCAACGGGGTGGGGTGGGGGTGCGGGTGGCTCGGTGCAGGGACCAGAGGGTCAGGGCGGCGGCCGTGACCAGGGGGGCGCCGTCGCGGATCAGGCCGTCGGTGCCGAGCAGCCACCAGCACAGCGGCAGGTCGATCGCGAGGACGCCGAGGGTGACGACCACCAGGGCCTTCCGCGCCCACGCCTTGTCGCGCAGCAGGAAGGCGGTGCAGAACAGCACGGCGTAGCTGACCGCGATGCCCGCGCCGAACCAGAAGATCACTGCTGGTACGGCGGCCAGCCGTCCGTCCAGCACGGCACCGGTCGCCACCAGCGCCGGCACCAGCATCAGCGGGCTGTAGGTGAACGCCGCGACCCGGGCGGTGAGCAGCCAGCCGTTCGCCTGCGGGCGCTTCGGCGCCATCTCCCGCCAGGCGATCGTCCCGCCCTCGACGACCAGGCCCTTGCGGTGCCGGACCAGGTGGGCGCGGATCGCCTCGGAGCGGTACAGCAGCACCACCACGGCGACGCAGAGCGCGGTGAGCACGGCGAACCCGACCAGGCCGGGCAGCGCGGGCACCCCCTGCCGGGGCACGATCAGCCGCCCGACCGCGAAGATCGTGGTCACCGCCAGGATCAGCCCGAACGGCCGGGCGCCCACCCGGCCCTTGTTCACGTGGCCGATCAGCAGCAGGAAGCCGAGCGACCGGAGCAT from the Micromonospora sp. WMMA1947 genome contains:
- a CDS encoding geranylgeranyl reductase family protein, which codes for MGAAGQDEGVWDVVVVGAGPAGAAAALGARRAGAARVLLLDRSGFPRDKACGDGIAAHALDVLAELGVTGAVDGYAPLPALRLVGPGGGTVARTLPRPAYTVPRQVFDARLVAAAVAAGAELRRHTVRRVEIAADRVLLDGELSARAVVGADGAGSVVRRALGHPVNPDRHLALAIRGYAPAPAGPPEQLIVTSAARWPAYAWAFPIGDGRANVGYGEVLRGEPLTRAHLLDRMAVLLPDVDPATVTDLRAHHLPLSTHRPAPGRGRVLLAGDALSLINPFTGEGIFYALRSGALAGAAAAGHPAGAARAYAAALRVRLGTHLRHSSVAAWLARRRRVVDAAVGAAGRDERVYRTVVELGLGDGRLDARTLMAIGADLPRPRRTGTPSGDMPPRH